The genomic segment GGCCCTGCCCGTAAGGAATGATGATCGCCGCTGCCAGCAACGGGCCAAACGCCGAACCCGCGTTACCGCCCACCTGGAAGGTCGACTGCGCCAGACCATAACGTCCGCCTGAAGCCAGGCGCGCCACCCGAGACGCTTCGGGGTGGAAGGTCGACGAACCGATACCGATCAACCCGGCTGCCAGCAGGATCAGCGGAAAACTGCCGACCTGGGACATCATCAGAATGCCGATCAGGGTACAGACGGTACCGGCTGGCAACAGCCACGGTTTTGGGTGGCGGTCAGTGTAATAACCCACCCACGGTTGCAGCAGCGAAGCGGTCAGTTGAAAGGTCAGGGTGATCAGGCCGACCTGGGTGAACGTCAGGCCATAATTGGCCTTGAGCATCGGATAAATCGACGGCAGTACCGACTGAATCAGGTCGTTGATCAAATGCGCCAGCGCCACGGCGCCGATGATGCGCATGACCAATGGGCTGCTTTGCGGAGGCGCGGACGCCGGCACGGGGCCGGTCTGGGCATTGCTGATAGCCATGAGAATTTCCGTACAGCGGATGGGTGCACAGGTGCAGGTGCGTCAATGTGCCATTTTTCAGTGCGGCTGCGCTATCCCCTTAGCCTGCTAACGACCTCGATTTTCATCGCCTGACAGGTGATAGCGCAACGCCATGGTCTGAATCTTGCCTTGCTTCTCCACTTCAATGCGGCCCCCTTACAAAGGGGATCGAGAATGGGAAGTTTCGCTACAGAGCCGGCCTACAGAGCGGGCAAGGGTGAACTTTCGAGGCCTTTTTAGAGGGCACAAGTCGCGGTCGCAACGACCTCGACGCACGCCAATGGTGCGTGGTGTCCAGAGGAGTCATGGGGCATGCAGGCTTTTTTATCACCGGGGATCGGATTGCTGGGGCGTTTCGGTTTCGCCCGCAAATTTCAGCTGCTGTTTCTGCTGTTCATTCTGCCGCTGGCGGGCAGTCTGCTAATGATTGGTCAGGACTACCGGGAAAAACTCAACCTGATCGCCGGCGAACGAGCCGGCGTGCGCCAACTGCTGGCCCTCGATGCACTCGATAACCTGCTCGCCGCCCAACGTGACCGCGCCGCCCGCTGGCGCGCGACCGAAACCAATCGTCAGCCGACCCCGGCCACCCTCGCCGCCATGGCCGCCTTCGATGCGGTGCAGCCCGCCGTCGCCCAAGCCACCACAGACCTGGGTAATGCCCTGAAAACCGAAGGCGCCGAGGGCGAAACACTGGCGCGCTATCAAGCCCTGCAAACCGCCCTCGCCGGCCTGGATTCGAAAAGCCTGAGCAGTGTCGGTTGGTGGCCGGACGGTTATGACCGCTTCACCAATGCCTTGAGCGCCCTGCAAGCGTTGCGCGAACAGATCGTGATGGACAACCGCCTGACCCTCGCGCCATGGCTGGAAACGTATTTGCTGACGCAGATCTCGACCCAGCACGCACCGGACCTGATCGAACGGGTTGGCCGCCTCGCCGCCGTCGGCCAGGCCTCGGTGGTATCCGGGCAATTCACCCTGCAAAGCCGCCTGCAATTGCGTGACCTGCGCAGCCGCATTGGCGACGCCCGCGAGCAACTGGTGAAAACCGCCGGTCTGCTCGAAGGCCGTCTGCCCAGCGCCCTGCAAACCTGGGCCGGGCAATACCACGACAGCCTCAAGCACCTTGATACCAGCCTGAAGGTACTGGACGACGGCGTGTTCGGTGGCAGTATCAACCTCAAGCCGGAAGACTTCGAACACAGCCTCGACGCGTTGCTCACGGACCTCGCGTCCCTGCGTCAGCAATCACTGGTATCGCTGGATCAGCGCCTCGATTACTACCACAGCTCGGCGATCCGCCAATTCATCGTGGTCGCTGCGATCTTCGGTTGCCTGCTGCTGGCCGCGCTGTATCTGTTCGTCTGCTTGCAGGCCTCGATCCGCCGTAGCGCCAGCGGCATCACGGTATTGGCCGAAGCGCTGCGCGACGGCAACCTGAGCCTGCAAGTGCCGGTCGAAGGCCGGGATGAACTGGCGGCCATCAGCACCGCCCTCAACGTCGCCGTGGTGCAACTGCGCAACAGTCTGCTGGGGGTCGATCATGAGACCTTGCAGTTGAGCAACGCGGTCCGCGACCTCAACGATCACTCCAGCGGCGCCCTGGGCGAAGTCGAGGCCCAGCAGATTCAGATCAGCCAGATCGCCGCAGCCGCCACACAACTCGCTGCCACTTCCCAGGGCGTCGCGCAGAGTTGTGAACAGGCCTCCGGCAGCGCTCAGCACACCCAGCGCATTGCCGCCGACAGCAGTCGCGACAGCCAGCGCACCACCGCGAGTATTCAGCAGCTCAATCAGCGCCTGAACGAAACGGCAGCAGCGCTGGGTCGCGTCAGCGAGCAAGGGCAGCAGATTCAACTGGTGGTCGACACCATCCGTGGCGTCGCCGAGCAGACCAACCTGTTGGCGCTCAACGCCGCCATCGAAGCCGCCCGTGCCGGTGAACAGGGTCGTGGCTTTGCCGTGGTGGCCGACGAAGTGCGCAGCCTGTCGCAACGCACCCAGTCCTCCACCGCGCAGATTGCCGGGACGGTCGACAGCTTGCGCAACACGGTGAACGAAGCGGTGAGTCTGATGGAAGCCGCCTGCGGCCAGGCGCAATCCGATGCCGAGGCAGTCACCGGTCTTGGCGAACGACTCGGCGAAATCGCCAGCGCGGTGCAAAGCGTCACCGACACCCTGGCGCAGATTGCCACCGCCGTCGAAGAACAGGCCTGTACCGCCGATGAGGTCAGCGGCAACATCCAGCAAGTGGATCAGGCAGCGGTCAGGTTGCTGGAAGGCGCACGGGCGGTGAATCTTGCGGCAGACACCTTGAGCCAGGGCAGCAAGGCACTGAGCGAAAATACCGGGCGCTTTCGTTTGAGCTGAAACCACCGCGCCAGCATCACCCTGCGGGGCGGATCAGCGCCTGCGGGAAGTCCTGCTCCAGTTCGGCCTTGAGCCATTGGATAAACCACGCCACATCCGCCGACCGCTCGGCGGACGGGGTCAGTACGCGATAGCTTTCCAGTTTCACTTCAACATCCACTACCCGAACCAGCACGCCGCTGCGCAGTTCTTCCCGTACCAACACTTCGTTGGCCAGCGCAATGCCCTGCCCACTCTCTGCGACCGACAGCGCGTGGTCATTGTTGACGTAGAGCATGTCCGAGTTGAGGTGAACATCCAGGCCGTGGGCGGCGAACCACAGGTTCCACCATTCGCCGTCATCGACGTGGATCAGGTTGTGTTTCACCAGGTCAGCGGGGGTCTGGAGCGGGTCGATGCCCGCCAGGTACTGCGGGGTACAGATAGGAAACACCCGTGGACAGATCAGGCTCTCGCGAGATTGCGCGTATTGTCCGTCCAGGCCGTAGACAATCCCCAGATCGGCAGTCTTGCCATCCACTTCAGTGAACGTCGAGTTGGGTTCGATGGCAAATTTCAAACCTGGCCGCAAATGCCGTACGGCCTCG from the Pseudomonas sp. N3-W genome contains:
- a CDS encoding methyl-accepting chemotaxis protein, giving the protein MDNRLTLAPWLETYLLTQISTQHAPDLIERVGRLAAVGQASVVSGQFTLQSRLQLRDLRSRIGDAREQLVKTAGLLEGRLPSALQTWAGQYHDSLKHLDTSLKVLDDGVFGGSINLKPEDFEHSLDALLTDLASLRQQSLVSLDQRLDYYHSSAIRQFIVVAAIFGCLLLAALYLFVCLQASIRRSASGITVLAEALRDGNLSLQVPVEGRDELAAISTALNVAVVQLRNSLLGVDHETLQLSNAVRDLNDHSSGALGEVEAQQIQISQIAAAATQLAATSQGVAQSCEQASGSAQHTQRIAADSSRDSQRTTASIQQLNQRLNETAAALGRVSEQGQQIQLVVDTIRGVAEQTNLLALNAAIEAARAGEQGRGFAVVADEVRSLSQRTQSSTAQIAGTVDSLRNTVNEAVSLMEAACGQAQSDAEAVTGLGERLGEIASAVQSVTDTLAQIATAVEEQACTADEVSGNIQQVDQAAVRLLEGARAVNLAADTLSQGSKALSENTGRFRLS
- a CDS encoding LysR substrate-binding domain-containing protein; protein product: MPDHRLPPLNAVRAFDAAARLGSYVEASKALHVTQPAIGRHVKLLEEWLGVQLFERTSRGVTLTVAGEKYHRKIYAALQLIIEAGKEAQPKDAERWLRIMVVPGFAKRWLMPRIEAVRHLRPGLKFAIEPNSTFTEVDGKTADLGIVYGLDGQYAQSRESLICPRVFPICTPQYLAGIDPLQTPADLVKHNLIHVDDGEWWNLWFAAHGLDVHLNSDMLYVNNDHALSVAESGQGIALANEVLVREELRSGVLVRVVDVEVKLESYRVLTPSAERSADVAWFIQWLKAELEQDFPQALIRPAG